In a genomic window of Variovorax paradoxus:
- a CDS encoding helix-turn-helix transcriptional regulator, with amino-acid sequence MTDHLYFFSANSYVYASRKDDFPATSRPHAVLLFSVDGTPLTLRTPRGQFVGGAIAVAPQTLRTLSMSNAGLVSINLPPSSPFFSAFSSIVPPGAHVLERKAFRLFDGFLAGMHEGARKPAQAEEIFHDLVTTAVEQLPRAQRIDTRVLEVLRYLDEAPEATLVELARAFELSPHRMSHLISDSLGLSFRAYQAWRKQVRVCKLLYSGRSLTDIAHEAGLSDSAHLSHFYRHWYGQSPSYSRDRESVKFFS; translated from the coding sequence ATGACCGACCACCTGTATTTCTTCAGTGCGAATTCCTACGTCTACGCCTCGCGCAAGGACGACTTCCCCGCCACCTCCAGACCCCACGCGGTGCTGCTGTTCTCCGTCGACGGCACGCCGCTCACGCTGCGCACGCCGCGCGGTCAGTTCGTGGGCGGCGCGATCGCGGTGGCGCCGCAGACGTTGCGCACGCTGAGCATGTCGAACGCGGGCCTGGTGAGCATCAACCTGCCGCCCTCGTCGCCGTTCTTCAGCGCCTTCAGCAGCATCGTGCCGCCGGGCGCGCACGTGCTCGAGCGCAAGGCCTTCAGGCTCTTCGACGGCTTCCTCGCCGGCATGCACGAGGGCGCGCGCAAGCCCGCGCAGGCCGAGGAGATCTTCCACGACCTGGTCACGACGGCGGTCGAGCAGCTGCCGCGCGCGCAGCGCATCGACACGCGCGTGCTCGAGGTGCTGCGCTACCTCGACGAGGCGCCCGAGGCCACGCTGGTCGAACTCGCGCGTGCCTTCGAGCTGTCGCCGCACCGCATGTCGCACCTGATCTCCGATTCGCTCGGGCTGTCGTTCCGTGCCTACCAGGCCTGGCGCAAGCAGGTGCGCGTGTGCAAGCTCCTGTACTCGGGCCGCTCGCTCACCGACATCGCGCACGAGGCGGGCCTGAGCGACTCGGCGCATCTCTCGCACTTCTACCGGCACTGGTACGGGCAGAGCCCGTCGTACTCGCGCGATCGCGAGTCGGTGAAGTTCTTCTCCTGA
- a CDS encoding sugar ABC transporter permease produces MLVFLVYPLVDSFRLSLFEWNGLGAGRVFVGLGNWAELLHDTQFRHALRNNLLLALLSVLIQLPIALALALLLERAGRGSQWLKILYFLPLLFSSVALGVVFKNILDPNFGPLNALLQAIDLPWLAQDWLGDTRLALLSVALVVCWQNIPFHMILFMAGLASFPRELAEAARLDGARPAKVFWTIQLPWLRGTLRVAAMLAVIGSLRYFDLVYVMTGGGPEGASELMATYMYRTVFSSYRLGYGSTIASAMFLVVTLIAALGLRLTRRFATPV; encoded by the coding sequence ATGCTCGTGTTCCTGGTCTATCCGCTCGTCGACAGCTTCCGTCTCTCGCTGTTCGAGTGGAACGGCCTGGGCGCAGGCCGCGTCTTCGTCGGCCTCGGCAACTGGGCCGAACTGCTGCACGACACGCAGTTCCGGCACGCGCTGCGCAACAACCTGCTGCTCGCATTGCTCTCGGTGCTGATCCAGTTGCCCATCGCGCTCGCGCTGGCCCTGCTGCTCGAGCGCGCGGGCCGTGGTTCGCAGTGGCTGAAGATCCTCTACTTCCTGCCGCTGCTGTTCTCCAGCGTCGCGCTGGGCGTGGTCTTCAAGAACATCCTCGATCCCAACTTCGGCCCGCTCAACGCGCTGCTGCAGGCCATCGACCTGCCATGGCTGGCGCAGGACTGGCTCGGCGACACGCGCCTGGCCCTGCTGTCCGTGGCGCTCGTGGTCTGCTGGCAGAACATCCCGTTCCACATGATCCTGTTCATGGCCGGCCTGGCCTCGTTTCCGCGCGAACTCGCCGAGGCCGCGCGCCTCGACGGCGCGCGCCCGGCCAAGGTGTTCTGGACGATCCAGCTGCCCTGGCTGCGCGGCACCCTCCGCGTCGCCGCGATGCTCGCCGTGATCGGCTCGCTGCGCTACTTCGACCTGGTCTATGTGATGACCGGCGGCGGCCCCGAAGGCGCCTCGGAATTGATGGCGACCTACATGTACCGCACCGTGTTCTCGTCCTACCGGCTCGGCTACGGCAGCACCATCGCCTCGGCCATGTTCCTGGTCGTGACCTTGATCGCCGCGCTCGGCCTGCGCCTGACGCGGCGCTTCGCGACCCCGGTGTGA
- a CDS encoding dimethyl sulfoxide reductase anchor subunit, which translates to MHPAFSILFFTTLAGAAQGLVAALALAVLFGLGLSPGFLGSALALAEVLLVAGLAASFMHLGRKTRAWRAVLMWRTSWMSREVIVLPAFIALVALWWLALRLEVVAPWSVLLPVLVLGGAVALWYCTAMIYACLRFIQEWAHPLTIANFMLIGLSSGLVLACALAAGAGEVRFVQAFGPWALALTLVAWAVRAFSLRRNARLRPRSTLQSATGIRTHKLVQKSMGMSAGSFNTREFFHGASQLALRQVKLGFLLLAFALPALLLAWGLASAAALPWLLAVLVQAPGLLAERWFFFAQARHPQNLYYQVVS; encoded by the coding sequence ATGCATCCCGCCTTCTCGATCCTCTTCTTCACCACGCTGGCCGGCGCCGCGCAGGGCCTGGTGGCCGCGCTCGCGCTGGCCGTGCTGTTCGGCCTCGGGCTGTCGCCGGGCTTCCTCGGCAGCGCGCTGGCGCTGGCCGAAGTGCTGCTGGTCGCGGGCCTCGCGGCCTCGTTCATGCACCTGGGCCGCAAGACGCGCGCCTGGCGCGCGGTGCTGATGTGGCGCACCTCGTGGATGTCGCGCGAGGTGATCGTGCTGCCGGCCTTCATCGCGCTGGTCGCGCTGTGGTGGCTCGCGCTGCGGCTCGAGGTCGTGGCGCCCTGGTCGGTGCTGCTGCCCGTGCTCGTGCTGGGGGGCGCCGTCGCACTCTGGTACTGCACCGCGATGATCTACGCCTGCCTGCGCTTCATCCAGGAATGGGCGCATCCGCTGACCATCGCCAACTTCATGCTGATCGGGTTGTCGTCGGGCCTGGTGCTGGCCTGCGCGCTCGCGGCAGGGGCCGGCGAGGTGCGCTTCGTGCAGGCCTTCGGCCCATGGGCGCTGGCCCTCACGCTCGTGGCCTGGGCCGTGCGTGCGTTCAGCCTGCGCCGCAATGCGCGGCTGCGCCCACGCTCCACCCTGCAGTCGGCCACGGGCATCCGCACGCACAAGCTGGTGCAGAAGTCGATGGGCATGTCGGCGGGCTCGTTCAATACGCGCGAGTTCTTCCATGGCGCCTCGCAGCTCGCGCTGCGCCAGGTCAAGCTGGGCTTCCTGCTGCTGGCCTTCGCGCTGCCCGCGCTGCTGCTGGCCTGGGGCCTCGCGAGCGCGGCCGCGCTCCCCTGGCTGCTCGCGGTGCTGGTGCAGGCGCCGGGCTTGCTGGCCGAGCGCTGGTTCTTCTTCGCGCAGGCGCGGCATCCGCAGAACCTGTACTACCAGGTCGTGTCGTAG
- a CDS encoding carbohydrate ABC transporter permease yields the protein MLARSRAPTRGLVWLLALAWLAVTLLPIAFMLLTSLKSQQDMFSGSLWAWPERFDWSHYLSVLRGGYAGYLRNSLLVVGASVLLVIAASTMAAYALARLRFRFNHALLGLIVAAMVVPLHVTLVPVYLMTRNLGLYDTLFALIGPYVATSLPVSIVILTEFMRQIPRELEEAAEIDGSGPFAIFGQIFLPLSGPGIATVAIYNGIHLWTEFIFAYVLTSSPGMRTLPLALWDYQGEFSSNIPAMLAVATLTSLPLLAAYAIGQERIVKGMMAGVLKG from the coding sequence ATGCTCGCTCGCTCTCGTGCCCCGACACGCGGCCTGGTCTGGCTGCTGGCCCTGGCCTGGCTCGCGGTCACGCTGCTGCCGATCGCCTTCATGCTGCTGACCAGCCTCAAGTCGCAACAGGACATGTTCTCGGGCAGCCTCTGGGCGTGGCCCGAGCGCTTCGACTGGAGCCACTACCTGTCGGTGCTGCGCGGCGGCTATGCGGGCTATCTGCGAAACAGCCTGCTGGTGGTCGGCGCCTCGGTGCTGCTGGTGATCGCGGCGTCGACGATGGCGGCCTATGCGCTCGCGCGCCTGCGGTTTCGCTTCAACCATGCGCTGCTCGGGCTGATCGTCGCGGCGATGGTGGTGCCGCTGCACGTCACGCTGGTGCCGGTCTATCTGATGACGCGCAACCTCGGCCTCTACGACACGCTGTTCGCGCTGATCGGTCCCTACGTCGCCACCAGCCTGCCGGTGTCGATCGTCATCCTGACCGAGTTCATGCGCCAGATCCCGCGCGAACTCGAGGAGGCCGCCGAGATCGACGGCAGCGGTCCGTTCGCGATCTTCGGGCAGATCTTCCTGCCGCTGTCCGGCCCCGGCATCGCCACGGTGGCGATCTACAACGGCATCCACCTGTGGACCGAATTCATCTTCGCCTACGTGCTCACCAGTTCGCCCGGCATGCGCACCCTGCCGTTGGCGCTGTGGGACTACCAGGGCGAGTTCTCGTCGAACATCCCCGCGATGCTCGCGGTGGCGACGCTCACCTCGCTGCCCTTGCTGGCGGCCTATGCGATCGGGCAGGAGCGGATCGTCAAGGGAATGATGGCGGGCGTGCTCAAGGGCTGA
- a CDS encoding GNAT family N-acetyltransferase, producing MTIAPESPDQPEVIALIAELDAYQDTLYPPESRHLLDLASLKRSNVLFFVARDDTRRAIGCGAVVLGAAQGEIKRMYVAPEFRGRGIARRLLQALESASIAAGCQLLQLETGPFQPEAIALYASLGYERRGPFGSYADDPLSVFMQKTLHA from the coding sequence ATGACCATCGCGCCCGAATCGCCCGACCAGCCCGAGGTGATCGCCCTGATCGCCGAGCTCGATGCCTACCAGGACACGCTCTATCCGCCGGAGAGCCGGCACCTGCTCGACCTCGCGTCGTTGAAGCGATCCAACGTGCTGTTCTTCGTCGCACGTGATGACACGCGGCGGGCCATCGGTTGCGGCGCGGTGGTGCTCGGCGCCGCGCAGGGCGAGATCAAGCGCATGTACGTCGCGCCCGAGTTCCGGGGCCGGGGCATCGCGCGCCGGCTGCTCCAGGCACTGGAGTCCGCATCCATCGCCGCGGGCTGCCAGCTGCTCCAGCTCGAAACAGGCCCCTTCCAGCCCGAGGCCATCGCCCTCTATGCATCGCTCGGCTACGAGCGGCGCGGTCCCTTCGGCAGCTACGCCGACGACCCGCTCAGCGTCTTCATGCAGAAGACGCTCCACGCGTAG
- a CDS encoding NAD-dependent deacylase — protein sequence MTTTVQPRKIVVLSGSGVSAESGLPTFRDANGLWNNHPWQELASPEGWQRHPETVQAFYNERRQKAWAAQPNAAHAAIASLEPAYEVVIVTQNVDALHERAGSTQVLHIHGELAYARGTSPRRHRYRIDGAPIEMGRLCEDGTQLRPDIVWFGESVQHFDEALMHVTTAARVLVVGTSLAVQPAASLARYAHQSAEKVLVSLEMEQVPRGFVFMRGKATEQVPALVARWLAEAQRTGN from the coding sequence ATGACAACCACCGTTCAACCCCGCAAGATCGTCGTGCTCTCGGGCTCGGGCGTGAGCGCCGAAAGCGGCCTGCCCACCTTCCGCGATGCCAACGGCCTGTGGAACAACCACCCGTGGCAGGAGCTCGCGAGCCCCGAGGGCTGGCAGCGCCATCCCGAGACCGTGCAGGCCTTCTACAACGAGCGCCGCCAGAAGGCCTGGGCGGCCCAGCCCAATGCGGCGCACGCGGCCATCGCCTCGCTCGAGCCGGCCTACGAGGTGGTCATCGTCACGCAGAACGTCGATGCGCTGCACGAGCGCGCGGGCTCCACGCAGGTGCTGCACATCCATGGAGAGCTCGCGTATGCGCGCGGTACTTCGCCCCGTCGTCATCGCTATCGCATCGACGGCGCGCCGATCGAGATGGGCCGGCTGTGCGAAGACGGCACGCAACTGCGGCCCGATATCGTGTGGTTCGGCGAATCGGTGCAGCATTTCGACGAGGCGCTGATGCACGTCACCACCGCCGCGCGCGTGCTGGTGGTGGGCACCTCGCTCGCGGTGCAACCGGCCGCCTCGCTCGCGCGCTATGCGCACCAGAGTGCCGAGAAGGTGCTGGTGTCGCTCGAGATGGAGCAGGTGCCGCGCGGCTTCGTCTTCATGCGCGGCAAGGCGACCGAGCAGGTGCCGGCGCTCGTCGCGCGCTGGCTCGCGGAGGCGCAGCGAACCGGCAACTAG
- a CDS encoding type VI secretion system tube protein Hcp: protein MAVDMFMRVEGANGESKDANHKDWTDIRSFAWGATQPGNMVSGGGGGVGKASFNDLQVLARIDKAAPAVLKNCASGKHLSKVEVSVCKAGGSQIEYTRVTLEEVLVTSVQYTAEQGSDAVFVQYAFQAAKVKQQYWEQTDKGGKGAETQLGWNIKENKEA from the coding sequence ATGGCGGTAGACATGTTCATGCGCGTCGAAGGCGCGAATGGTGAATCGAAGGACGCGAACCACAAGGACTGGACGGACATCAGGTCCTTCGCATGGGGCGCGACCCAGCCCGGCAACATGGTCAGCGGTGGCGGTGGCGGCGTGGGCAAGGCCAGCTTCAACGACCTGCAGGTGCTCGCGCGCATCGACAAGGCGGCACCGGCCGTGCTGAAGAACTGCGCCAGCGGCAAGCACCTGAGCAAGGTGGAAGTGTCGGTATGCAAGGCCGGCGGCTCGCAGATCGAATACACGCGCGTGACGCTCGAGGAAGTGCTGGTCACCTCGGTGCAGTACACGGCCGAGCAGGGCAGCGACGCGGTGTTCGTGCAGTACGCGTTCCAGGCCGCCAAGGTCAAGCAGCAGTACTGGGAACAGACCGACAAGGGCGGCAAGGGCGCCGAAACCCAGCTCGGCTGGAACATCAAGGAAAACAAGGAAGCCTGA
- a CDS encoding HNH endonuclease — protein sequence MPDPSHVSPSFVIGEIYDRRSELHKPYGGGWQSGISSSSLYPLIFLFAGHSGTRHGYADHPEDDGTFLYTGEGQRGDMKMTRGNLAILQHSMNAKALHLFRTLKKGAQRYVGEFVYGGHEWIVKPDTDGLDRNAIVFRLVPIGHLEHRELLDEIDASEDLSLEEARRRAIAAAKVDGSINSKSGSRAVYERSRTVRDYVLLRAAGCCELCEQPAPFKRKGGDHYLEPHHTTRVSDGGPDHPRFVAALCPTCHREVHYGEHAKLKNDGLVEKLRTIEP from the coding sequence GTGCCCGATCCAAGCCATGTGTCGCCGTCTTTTGTGATCGGTGAAATCTACGACCGACGATCGGAGCTTCACAAGCCGTATGGCGGCGGCTGGCAAAGTGGCATCTCATCGTCTTCGCTCTATCCGTTGATCTTTTTGTTCGCAGGGCATAGCGGTACCCGTCATGGGTACGCTGATCACCCCGAGGACGACGGCACGTTTCTCTATACGGGCGAGGGACAGCGCGGTGACATGAAGATGACGCGTGGCAACCTAGCGATCCTGCAGCACTCAATGAACGCGAAGGCGCTCCATCTCTTCCGCACGTTGAAGAAGGGGGCGCAGCGTTACGTCGGCGAGTTTGTCTATGGCGGGCACGAGTGGATCGTGAAGCCAGACACGGATGGCTTGGATCGAAATGCGATTGTGTTCAGGCTGGTGCCAATTGGCCATCTGGAGCATCGAGAACTCCTGGATGAGATCGATGCGTCGGAGGATCTCTCGTTGGAAGAGGCACGACGCAGAGCGATTGCTGCTGCCAAGGTCGATGGCTCGATCAACAGTAAGAGTGGATCGCGGGCGGTCTATGAACGCAGCCGCACGGTTCGAGACTACGTTCTGTTGCGCGCCGCCGGGTGCTGCGAGCTCTGTGAGCAGCCCGCGCCGTTCAAACGGAAGGGCGGGGATCACTACTTGGAACCCCACCACACCACCCGCGTTTCAGATGGCGGTCCTGACCATCCTCGATTCGTCGCGGCGCTTTGCCCGACGTGCCACCGTGAAGTGCACTACGGTGAGCACGCCAAGCTGAAAAACGATGGGTTGGTCGAGAAACTGCGCACCATCGAGCCTTAG
- a CDS encoding carboxylesterase family protein: MAFALSAGLVACGGGGGGGSGFIPLPPPSGDGGNPPPPAVDANAYADPIQTASGKVSGSTVGEGDTQVHQYKGIRYGAPPVGNLRWKPPQPPAAWDGVYAANSYSKMAPQPFPASPVYDAVPESGMGEDVLRLNITTPAKKKGEKLPVMVLFHGGGLTTGSVNRASDNLPNLPNHGVVSVTVQHRIGALGYMAHPALTAESTHKSSGNYGQLDLIAALEWVQANIEGFGGDPGNVTIWGHSGGGMKTNWLVASPLAKGLFHRAIAEAGWTTAGTPLAQTEQYGVKLMAKVGAADIDALRKKPWQDIVAASFASGSGYTTAFTVDDWSLPDTIGNLILDNKHSDVPFMVGNGGAEITAANPLRGNFLKQMVKVQKSPIYTYIFTHVPVNWANAGVAAYHGLEVSYQYGSLATVGRIYGTSLLPASPDIPADPGVSDRDHKLSDEVMSMWTRFATTGDPNVAKVGVTWPKYDDADQYLDIGIPSIVKTGFSTVTTKQMPR, encoded by the coding sequence ATGGCCTTCGCATTGAGCGCGGGCCTGGTGGCATGCGGCGGCGGTGGTGGTGGCGGCAGCGGATTCATTCCGCTGCCACCGCCCTCGGGCGACGGCGGCAATCCACCGCCACCCGCGGTGGATGCGAACGCCTACGCCGATCCGATCCAGACCGCCTCGGGCAAGGTGTCGGGCAGCACGGTCGGCGAAGGCGACACGCAGGTGCACCAGTACAAGGGCATCCGCTACGGCGCGCCGCCGGTCGGCAACCTGCGCTGGAAACCGCCGCAGCCGCCGGCCGCGTGGGACGGCGTGTATGCCGCCAACAGCTACAGCAAGATGGCGCCGCAGCCCTTCCCCGCCTCGCCCGTGTACGACGCCGTGCCCGAGTCGGGCATGGGCGAGGACGTGCTGCGCCTCAACATCACGACGCCCGCGAAGAAGAAAGGCGAGAAGTTGCCGGTGATGGTGCTGTTCCATGGTGGCGGCCTCACCACCGGCTCGGTGAACCGCGCGAGCGACAACCTGCCGAACCTGCCCAACCACGGCGTGGTGTCGGTCACGGTACAGCACCGCATCGGCGCGCTCGGCTACATGGCGCATCCGGCGCTCACGGCCGAGTCGACCCACAAGTCCTCGGGCAACTACGGCCAGCTCGACCTGATCGCGGCGCTCGAGTGGGTGCAGGCGAACATCGAGGGCTTCGGTGGCGATCCGGGCAACGTCACCATCTGGGGCCACTCGGGCGGCGGCATGAAGACCAACTGGCTCGTGGCCTCGCCGCTGGCCAAGGGGCTGTTCCACCGCGCCATCGCCGAAGCCGGCTGGACCACCGCCGGCACGCCGCTCGCGCAGACCGAGCAGTACGGCGTGAAGCTGATGGCCAAGGTGGGCGCGGCCGACATCGACGCGCTGCGCAAGAAGCCGTGGCAGGACATCGTCGCCGCCTCGTTCGCGAGCGGCAGCGGCTACACCACGGCCTTCACGGTCGACGACTGGTCGCTGCCCGACACCATCGGCAACCTGATCCTCGACAACAAGCACAGCGACGTGCCCTTCATGGTGGGCAACGGCGGCGCCGAGATCACGGCCGCCAACCCGCTGCGCGGCAACTTCCTCAAGCAGATGGTGAAGGTGCAGAAGTCACCGATCTACACCTACATCTTCACGCACGTGCCGGTGAACTGGGCCAATGCGGGCGTGGCGGCCTACCACGGGCTCGAGGTGTCCTACCAGTACGGCTCGCTCGCCACGGTCGGGCGCATCTACGGCACCTCGCTGCTGCCCGCGAGCCCCGACATTCCGGCCGACCCGGGCGTGAGCGATCGCGACCACAAGCTCAGCGACGAGGTGATGAGCATGTGGACCCGCTTCGCCACCACGGGCGATCCCAACGTCGCCAAGGTCGGCGTGACCTGGCCGAAGTACGACGATGCCGACCAGTACCTCGACATCGGCATTCCCTCGATCGTGAAGACCGGCTTCTCGACCGTGACGACGAAGCAGATGCCGCGCTGA
- a CDS encoding extracellular solute-binding protein, translating to MKPRSVAGGWAISAGCIFGYVAAQGAPVITAWDIQTQPGVSRVLQDAGKRFESSHAGYTVQRSPIANEAYKVKLKIAFGANQPPCVFANWGGGLLREYVKAGQVLDLSPYLARDEAFRARFLPRAFDATTFDGKVYGLPGEETSAAVVFYNAELFRRHGLKPPRTWPELMALVGTLKGLGIAPFALANKSKWPGSMYFMYLVDRIGGPDTFRKAAARTGGEGFAAPAFVEAGRYLQELVKAGAFAPGFNGLDHDTGASRRLLYAGKAAMTLMGSWELGNMQNENPAFRKKVDFFPFPTVPNGKGASDAVIGSIGTNFYSISSACKSPEAAYALIKTMVDDEAVRARLANSRMVPVKGLKVADPLLQRLMSTVVSAPSVQLWYDQELPPQLAELHKDTVQALFGLSMTPEQAALKMEALAARMPR from the coding sequence ATGAAACCTCGGTCTGTCGCCGGCGGCTGGGCCATCTCCGCTGGTTGCATCTTCGGCTACGTCGCGGCGCAGGGCGCGCCGGTCATCACGGCCTGGGACATCCAGACCCAGCCTGGCGTCTCGCGGGTGCTGCAGGACGCCGGCAAGCGCTTCGAGAGCAGCCATGCCGGCTACACGGTGCAGCGCTCGCCGATCGCCAACGAGGCCTACAAGGTCAAGCTCAAGATCGCCTTCGGCGCCAACCAGCCGCCGTGCGTGTTCGCCAACTGGGGCGGTGGCCTGCTGCGCGAGTACGTGAAGGCCGGGCAGGTGCTCGATCTCTCGCCCTACCTGGCGCGGGACGAGGCCTTCCGCGCGCGCTTTCTTCCGCGGGCCTTCGACGCCACCACCTTCGACGGCAAGGTCTACGGCCTGCCCGGCGAGGAGACCTCCGCGGCCGTCGTCTTCTACAACGCCGAGCTCTTTCGCCGCCACGGGCTGAAGCCGCCGCGCACCTGGCCCGAGCTGATGGCGCTGGTCGGTACGCTCAAGGGGCTGGGCATCGCGCCCTTCGCGCTGGCCAACAAGTCGAAGTGGCCCGGCTCGATGTACTTCATGTACCTGGTCGACCGCATCGGCGGCCCCGACACCTTTCGCAAGGCGGCGGCGCGCACGGGCGGGGAGGGCTTTGCCGCGCCGGCCTTCGTCGAGGCCGGCCGCTACCTGCAGGAGCTGGTGAAGGCGGGTGCCTTCGCGCCGGGCTTCAACGGGCTCGACCACGACACCGGCGCCTCGCGCCGGCTGCTCTATGCGGGCAAGGCCGCGATGACGCTGATGGGCAGTTGGGAGCTCGGCAACATGCAGAACGAGAACCCGGCGTTCCGCAAGAAGGTCGACTTCTTTCCCTTTCCCACCGTGCCGAACGGCAAGGGCGCGAGCGATGCCGTCATCGGTTCGATCGGCACCAACTTCTACAGCATCTCCAGCGCCTGCAAGTCGCCCGAGGCCGCGTACGCGCTGATCAAGACCATGGTCGACGACGAAGCCGTGCGGGCCCGGCTGGCCAACAGCCGCATGGTGCCGGTCAAGGGGCTGAAGGTCGCCGATCCGCTGCTGCAGCGGTTGATGAGCACGGTGGTGAGCGCGCCGTCGGTGCAGCTGTGGTACGACCAGGAACTGCCGCCGCAGCTCGCCGAGTTGCACAAGGACACGGTGCAGGCGCTGTTCGGTCTTTCGATGACCCCCGAGCAGGCCGCGCTCAAAATGGAGGCGCTGGCGGCGCGGATGCCGCGCTGA
- a CDS encoding phosphate acetyltransferase has translation MSSPTPTATHPHYDRLIATARGLPPLRVAVVHPANAVSLEAALASAALGLIAPTLVGPRAKIEAAAREIGIDLSGIAIVDAPHSHAAADAAVAMALRGEVDALMKGSLHTDELMGAVVRREGGLRTSRRISHCFVMDVPGHAQPLVISDAAINIAPTLEEKVDIVQNAIDLAHALLMPAVRVAILSATETVNAKVPSTLDTAVLCKMADRGQITGAQLDGPLAMDNAIDAEAARIKGIVSPVAGRANVLIVPDLDAGNMLAKSLTFLGGAYAAGIVLGTRVPVILTSRADSEAARLASCAVASMLAKAGRDRLIKAVG, from the coding sequence ATGAGCTCGCCGACACCGACCGCCACGCATCCGCACTACGACCGCCTGATCGCCACCGCGCGCGGCCTGCCGCCGCTGCGCGTGGCGGTGGTGCATCCGGCCAATGCCGTGTCGCTCGAGGCCGCGCTCGCCTCGGCCGCGCTGGGCCTGATCGCGCCCACGCTGGTGGGCCCGCGCGCGAAGATCGAAGCGGCGGCGCGCGAGATCGGCATCGACCTCTCGGGCATTGCCATCGTCGATGCGCCGCACAGCCATGCCGCGGCCGACGCGGCCGTGGCGATGGCCCTGCGCGGCGAGGTCGATGCATTGATGAAGGGCAGCCTGCACACCGACGAGCTGATGGGCGCGGTGGTACGCCGCGAAGGCGGCCTGCGCACCTCGCGGCGCATCAGCCATTGCTTCGTGATGGACGTGCCCGGCCATGCGCAGCCGCTGGTCATCTCCGACGCGGCGATCAACATCGCGCCCACGCTCGAGGAGAAGGTCGACATCGTGCAGAACGCGATCGACCTCGCGCATGCGCTGCTGATGCCGGCCGTGCGCGTGGCCATCCTGTCGGCCACCGAAACGGTCAACGCCAAGGTGCCCTCCACGCTCGACACGGCCGTGCTCTGCAAGATGGCCGACCGCGGCCAGATCACGGGCGCGCAGCTCGACGGCCCGCTCGCGATGGACAACGCGATCGACGCCGAGGCCGCGCGCATCAAGGGCATCGTCTCGCCCGTGGCGGGCCGCGCCAACGTGCTGATCGTGCCCGACCTCGATGCCGGCAACATGCTCGCGAAGAGCCTCACCTTCCTCGGCGGTGCCTATGCGGCCGGCATCGTGCTCGGCACCAGGGTGCCGGTGATCCTCACGAGCCGCGCCGATTCGGAAGCGGCGCGGCTGGCCTCGTGCGCCGTCGCGTCGATGCTCGCGAAGGCGGGGCGCGACCGGCTCATCAAGGCCGTGGGTTAG
- a CDS encoding LacI family DNA-binding transcriptional regulator, whose product MARTHITLADIAAAAGVSVMTASRAVNNQPGVSSQTRDALLKVASELGYEGHRAAPKSGGRPRLIGLIATRLNHPFVGDIVASVVETAAAAGIEVLVYSRGPNERPPSAEVLQLLRQSTEGLVALLPYRLDPMAEMAAERFPVVMIDSPGEPGELPCVASDSYGGARAAMKHLAELGHRRIAFVAGAEKFESALERRRAYDDAIAVHGLERDPALVVPGEYDFEGGRNAARQLLALPRRPSAVFAANDLSAFGLMGVFQEHGLRIPEDVSVVGFDDVAAAAQVHPALTTVRQPLADMGRAAVSTLLAQIAGVGAGTTRVTLPAELIVRRSTAAPAR is encoded by the coding sequence ATGGCGCGGACCCACATCACCTTGGCCGACATCGCGGCGGCAGCCGGCGTGTCGGTCATGACCGCTTCGCGGGCCGTCAACAACCAGCCCGGCGTTTCCTCCCAGACCCGCGACGCTCTGCTGAAAGTCGCTTCCGAACTCGGCTACGAGGGTCACCGGGCCGCCCCCAAGTCCGGTGGGCGCCCCCGCCTCATCGGACTGATCGCCACGCGCCTGAATCATCCCTTCGTCGGCGACATCGTCGCCAGCGTGGTCGAAACGGCGGCCGCCGCCGGCATCGAGGTGCTGGTCTATTCGCGCGGCCCGAACGAGCGGCCGCCCTCCGCCGAGGTGCTGCAGTTGCTGCGCCAGTCCACCGAGGGGCTGGTGGCGCTGCTGCCGTACCGGCTCGACCCGATGGCCGAGATGGCGGCGGAGCGCTTCCCGGTGGTGATGATCGACAGCCCCGGCGAGCCGGGCGAGCTGCCCTGCGTCGCGTCCGACAGCTACGGCGGCGCGCGCGCCGCGATGAAGCACTTGGCCGAACTCGGGCACCGCCGCATTGCCTTCGTCGCCGGCGCCGAGAAGTTCGAGTCCGCGCTCGAGCGGCGCCGCGCCTACGACGACGCGATCGCGGTGCACGGACTGGAGCGCGACCCGGCGCTGGTGGTGCCCGGCGAGTACGACTTCGAGGGCGGCCGCAACGCGGCACGCCAGCTGCTCGCGCTGCCTCGACGTCCCAGCGCCGTCTTCGCCGCCAACGACCTCAGCGCCTTCGGCCTGATGGGCGTGTTCCAGGAGCATGGGCTGCGGATCCCCGAGGACGTCTCGGTGGTGGGCTTCGACGACGTCGCCGCCGCGGCCCAGGTGCACCCCGCGCTCACGACCGTGCGCCAGCCGCTGGCCGACATGGGCCGTGCCGCGGTCAGCACGCTGCTGGCGCAGATCGCCGGCGTCGGCGCCGGCACCACGCGCGTCACGCTGCCCGCCGAACTGATCGTGCGCCGCTCCACCGCGGCGCCGGCACGCTGA